The genomic interval AGCTTGCCGTGCTGAGCGGTGAGCTCACGGATGAGGGATGCCGCGGCATCCGTCACCGCCACGCGCTGGGGTGCCTTCGTGTCGACCATCGTGCTCCTGCTTCTCGCTGCTTGCTGCTTTTCGTCTCGCTTCGCTCGCTCAACGACCGAAGCCTCCGGTCGTTTGAGCGAGGAGCGAAGCGACGAGACGAAACGTCTGTGCCGCACCAACCGGGGGCGGCGACGGGCACCCGCTGGGGCCGGGGCGCCCGTCGCCCATCCCGGGTTCAGAAGAACCCCATCGGCCCTTCGGCATACGAGACCAGCAGGTTCTTCGTCTGCTGGTAGTGATCGAGCATCTTGAGGTGGTTCTCGCGACCGATGCCGGACTGCTTGTAGCCGCCGAACGCCGCGTGCGCGGGGTACTGGTGGTAAGTGTTGGTCCAGACCCGCCCGGCCTCGATCGCACGCCCGGCGCGGTAGGCCGTGTTCATGTCGCGGCTCCACACTCCAGCGCCGAGCCCGTAGAGGGTGTCGTTCGCGATCGAGATGGCGTCGTCGAAGTCGTCGAACGACGTGACCGAGAGCACCGGGCCGAAGATCTCCTCCTGGAAGATGCGCATGTCGTTCGTGCCCTCGAAGATGGTGGGCGCGACGTAGTAGCCCTCGGAGAGGTCTCCGCCGAGGTCGACGCGCTCGCCGCCGAGCAGCAGCTTCGCGCCGCCCGACTTTCCGATGTCGATGTAGCTGAGGATCTTCTCGAGCTGGTCGTTCGAGGCCTGGGCGCCGATCATGGTGTCGGGGTCGAGCGGGTTGCCCTGCTTGATGGCCTTGACCCGTTCGATGCCGTCTCCGAGCAGCTGGTCGTAGATCGATCGGTGCAGCAGCGCGCGCGACGGGCAGGTGCACACCTCGCCGTTGTTGAGCGCGAAGAACGAGAATCCCTCGAGCGCCTTGTCGTAGAACGAGTCGTTGGCGCGGGCGACATCCTCGAAGAAGATGTTCGGGCTCTTTCCGCCGAGTTCGAGCGTGACGGGGATGAGGTTCTGCGACGCATACTGCATGATGAGGCGGCCGGTCGTCGTCTCACCCGTGAAGGCGATCTTGCGGATCTTCTTGTGCGACGCGAGCGGCGCACCCGCCTCGATGCCGAAGCCGTTCACGATGTTGAGCACTCCCGGCGGGATGAGGTCGCCGATGATGTCGATCAGGAAGAGGATCGACGCCGGCGTCTGCTCGGCGGGCTTCAGCACGACGCAGTTGCCGGCCGCCAGCGCCGGCGCGAGCTTCCACACCGCCATCAGAATCGGGAAGTTCCACGGAATGATCTGGCCGACCACTCCGAGCGGCTCCTGGAAGTGGTAGGCCACGGTGTCTTCATCGAGCTGCGAGATGCTGCCCTCTTGTGCACGCAGCACTCCGGCGAAGTAGCGGAAGTGATCGATCGCGAGGGGGATGTCGGCGGCCAGCGTCTCGCGGACGGGCTTGCCGTTCTCCCAGGTCTCGGCGACGGCGATCCCCTCCAGGTTCGCCTCCATACGGTCGGCGACCTTGAGGAGGATGTTGCTCCTCTCGGTGGGGCTCGTCTTGCCCCAGGTCGCGAACGCCTTCCATGCGACATCCACAGCGCGGTCGATGTCTTCGACGGTGCCCCGGCCGACCTCGGTGAACGTCTTGCCTGTCACCGGCGAGGGGTTCTCGAAGTACTGCCCCTTGATCGGCTCGACGAACTCGCCGCCGATGTAATGGCCGTAGCGCGGACGGTAGTCGGCGACCGAGCCTCGCTGGCCCGGGGCGGCGTAGACGCTCGAGACGCCTTCTTCGACGATGGTCATGATGTCTCCTTCGACGGGTTCGCGACGGTCTTCGTCGCGCTGCGCCGAGGCTAGGCGAGCGAAGGTTGCAGAACGTTGCAACCTCCCCGTCCCCACCACCCTCACCGTTTACGGACGGGACACGCCGCGTCCCCGGTCGCGGGAGCGGCGTGTCCCGTCCGTAATCGGCCTCGACGCCTCGAAGCGACGAGACGAAACGCAGTGCCCCGCCCAGCGGCCGATTTCAGGCGGTGGCCTCGAGGCGCTCGATACGCGCTACCAGGCCAGCGCGCTTCGGCGAGCGGGCCGGCAGCAGCCTCAGGCACAGACGCAGGAGGTCGACATCCTCCGCCCCGATGTCGGTCTCGGCGAACGCGAGCAGGACGTCGCCGCTCGCCTCGGACATGAGGGCCTCGCGCAGCGCCGTGCGCACGGTGTCGCGGAACTCCTCGACGCCCGGCGAGGTCGAGTCGGGCAGCACGTCGCCCCGGTACGCCGCGAGCGCCACACGATGCGCGCCGCGGTCGAGGAGCGAGAGCATCTGGTGCGCGTCCGTCTCGAGCTCGGCCGCGAGGCGATACGGCCGCGACTCCGGTATGAACGCCGGCGCCGCGCGCTCCAGCACCTTGCGAAGCCGGACCATCTCGGCCCGCAGGGTGTCGGCGGTGCCGGCGTCGCCGTACACCAGCTCCGCGAGGCGTTCGGCGGACAGTCCCTGCCGATGCACCGCGAGCATCAGCAGCAGCTCGGCGTGGCGCGGGCCGAGCTCCGACACGGACTCGACGCCGGCGGCCTGCACTTCGAGCAGGGCCCGATCCCGACCGAGCACGCGAAGGACCGCGCGCGTCGCGTCGGGCCGCCGGGCGGAGCGGCGGGGAGGAGTGGATGCCGCGGCCCGCTGCCGCAGCCGGGCCACGAGCAGCTCGCCCTCGATCGCGCGAGCCGTGGCATCCACGAGCAGCTGCGCCTGCGGCGTGACGGCCTCGAGGCCCCCGGTGACATCGACGACCCCGAGCAGTCTGCGGGTCTCGGGATCGTGCACGGGAGCCGCGGTGCACGACCACGGCTGCACGAGACGGTTGAAGTGCTCGGCCCCTCGGATCTGTACGGAGCGGTCGAGTGCCAACGCCGTCCCGGGCGCCGACGTGCCCACGGCCGACTCCGACCAGTTCGCGCCCTCGGTGAATCCCATGTCGCCGGTGAGCGAGCGGATGTGGCGATCGCCCTCGATCCACAGCAGGCGGCCCGCCGCATCCCCGACGGCGATGACGACACCCGACTCATCGGCCTCGCCGGGCAGGAGCAGCGCGCGCACCATCTCCATGACCCCGGCGAGCGGGTGGGCGCTGCGATACTGCTCGATGTCAGCCGCGGTCAGGTCGAGCGGCGGAACACCCTCTGCTCCCACGAGGCTCTCGAGCGAGCGCCGCCACGACTCGCGCACCAACGGACGCACATCCAGCAGCCGCCGATCTGCGCCGTTGCCTGCGACGAGCTCTTCGTGTGCGCGCTCGATCAGCAGGCGCGAGGTCTCGGGTGACACTTCGCGTCGTTGCGACCACGGCGATGACATGGGGCTCCGATCGACGTCGGGGAGCGTTGGTCAAGTCTAGGTCGGCCGTCGAGGCGCCCGGGTCGAGCCGCCCGACTCCGAGGACGACGCAACCTGGATGAGGTCAGACCTCGCGGGAGGCCTGCCACGCCTCGCGGCGAGTGGCCTGCTCGATCGGATCGGGCACCGGCAGCGACGCGAGCAGGCGTCGGGTGTAGTCGTCCTGTGGGTTGCCGAGCACCTGTGCCGTCGAGCCCGTCTCGGCGACCCGCCCGTTGTGCAGCACCACGACGCGATGGGCGAGGAGGTCGACCACAGCGAGGTCGTGCGTGATGAACAGCGTGGCGAAGCCGAACCTCTCCTGCAGCTCGGCGAAGAGCTCGAGCACCCTCGCCTGCACCGAGACGTCCAGAGCGCTCGTCGGCTCATCCGCGATGAGGAGCTTGGGGTCGAGGGCGAGAGCCCGCGCCAGGCTCGCCCGCTGGCGCTGTCCTCCCGAGAGTTCGTGCGGGAAGCGATCGCCGTACGCACCGGGCAGCTGCACGGCCTCGAGCAGCTCGTCGACCTTCTGGCGTGCACGGGCCGCATCGCGGGCGACGCCGTGCACGATGAGCGGCTCGGCCACGCACTCTGCGATCGTCAGCAGCGGGTTGAAGCTCGTCGCCGGGTCCTGGAAGACGAAGCCGAGCTCTTTGCGACGCGGGCGGAATTCACGCTCCCGCACACCGAGCATCTCGGTGCCGAGCACCCGCAACGACCCGCCTGCCACCGGGGTGAGCCCGGCGATGGCCCGACCGATCGTCGTCTTGCCCGAACCGCTCTCGCCGACGAGGCCGAGCACCTCGCCCGGCGCGATCGTGAAGCTCACTCGATCCACGGCCCGGAATGTCGCCCGGCCGAAGCGCCCCGGGTATTCGATGACCAGGTCTTCGGCGACGACCACTCGCGCGGAGTGGTCGTCATCCGTCATGAGGGGACGATCGAGGATCTCGAGGCGCGGCACCGCCGCGAGCAGACGTTTCGTGTAGTCGTGCTGCGGCGCCGCGAAGAGCTCGTGCACCGGGGCGGTCTCGACGATCTCGCCTTCGAGCATCACGGCGACGCGGTCGGCGAGATCGGCGACGACACCCATGTTGTGGGTGATCAGGACGATCGCCGTGCCGTCCTGATCACGCAGATCGCGCAGCAGGTCGAGGATCTCGGCCTGAACCGTCACGTCGAGCGCCGTCGTGGGTTCATCGGCGATGATCACCGTCGGGTCGAGCGCGAGCGCCATCGCGATGATGACGCGCTGCTTCTGACCGCCCGAGAACTGGTGCGGGTAGTCGTCGACACGGCGACCGGGTTCGGGGATGCCGACACGACCGAGCATCTCGATGGCGCGGGCCCGGGCCTCGGCCTTGCTGTACCGACCATGAGCGCGAAGGCCCTCGGCGATCTGCCATCCCACCGTGTACACCGGGTTCAGCGCGGTCGACGGCTCCTGGAAGATCATCGCGGCCGACGGTCCGCGGACGGCGCGCAGCTCCTTCTCGCTGAGGCCGACGACGTTCGTGCCGTCGAGGACGACTGCGCCATGCGCGGTCGCCGTCTCGGGAAGCAGTCCGAGGATCGTGCGTGCCGTGACGGTCTTGCCGCTGCCGGACTCGCCGACGATGGCGAGCACTTCACCGCGCCGTACTTCCAACGACACGTCGCGCACCGCGCGGACGTCGCCGCCGTCGGTGGCGAATGTCACATCGAGGTCGCGGATGTCGACCGCCAGATCTTCGACGCCCATCAGATGACCTCGCCCATCTCTTCGCGGGCAGCCGGCTGGCTCGCCGCGACGGCGTCCGCGGCCGTGCCACCGGCCCGGCGGCGCGCCCGCAGGCGCGGATCAGCAAGGTCGTTGAGGCTCTCGCCGACGAGGGTGACACCCAGCACGGCGATCAGCATCGCCACACCGGGGGGAATAGCCGTCCACCAGATTCCGCTCGTGACGTCGCTCATCGACTTGCGCAGGTCGTAGCCCCATTCAGCGGCGGAGGTCGGCTCGATGCCGAAGCCGAGGAAGCCGAGGGCGGCGAGCGTGAGGACCGCCTCGGAGGCATTCAGCGTCATGATGAGCGGCAGCGTGCGGGTGGAGTTGCGGAAGACGTGGCGGAACATGATGCGCCACGTCGACGCGCCCATGACCAGGGCGGCTTCGACGAATGCCTCCGACTTGATGCGCACCACCTCTGCGCGGACCACTCGCAGATACTGCGGGATGAAGACCACGGTGATCGAGATGCCGGCTGCGAGCAGTCCGCCCCAGAGTCCGGACTGACCGCCGCTGATCGCGATCGCGGCGACGATCGCGAGCAGGAGCGTGGGGAAGGCGTAGATGGCGTCGGAGATGACCACGAGCACACGGTCGAGCCAGCCGCCGATGTAGCCCGAGATGAGTCCCAGCGCCACGCCGGCGAACACGGACAGCAGCACAGCGATGATGATCACGAGAAGCGCGGTCTGCGCGCCCCAGATAGCCCGCGACAGCACGTCGTAGCCACCGACGGTCGTTCCGAGCAGATGCTCCGGACTCGGCGGCTGCTGCGACCCGAAGAGGCCGTCGGGTCCGCGCAGCTGGTTGAACCAGTACGGCGCGATGTACGGCGCGAAGATCGCGCACAGGATGAAGAGTGCCGTGATCACGAGGCCGGCGACCAGCATCCCGCGCTGCAGGCCGATGCTCTGGCGCAGCTGGTGCACGACAGGCAGCCGTCCGAAGAAGGCGCGCGCTTTTCCCTTGCCGGCCATCAGTAACGCACCCTCGGGTCGATGAACGCCGCGATGATGTCGACGACGAAGTTGGTGAGCGCCACGATGACGGCGAGCAGCGCGACGATGCCCTGCACTGCCGCGAAGTCGCGCGCCGTGAGGTACTCCGTGAGCTGGTATCCGAGGCCCTGCCACTCGAATGTCGTCTCGGTCAGCACCGCGCCACCCAGCAGCAGGGCGATCTGCAGACCGATCACGGTGATGATCGGAATGAGCGCGGGCTTGTAGGCGTGCTTGCGAACGAGCCGGTAGCCGCTGACGCCCCTCGATCGTGCCGCATCGACGTACGGCATCGAGAGCGTGCCGATCACATTCGTGCGTACGAGCCGCAGGAAGATGCCGGCGGTCAGCAACCCGAGCGTCAAGGCAGGCAGAATCGCGTGTAGCAGCACATCCGCGACGTACGCGGGGTTTCCCGAGGCGATGGCATCGATGAGATAGATACCGGTGCCGGAGCCGCGATTCAGCGCGAGCTCGGTTCGGACGCTCGCGCGGCCGCTCGCGGGAAGCCAGTCGAGCCACACCGAGAAGACCAGCTTGAGCATGAGGCCGGCGAAGAAGACCGGCGTCGCGTAGAAGATGATCGCACCGACGCGCAGCCCGGCATCCTGCCACCGGTCTCGGCGGGCGGCGGCGATCATCCCGAGCGGAAGGCCGACGATGAACGCGACGATCAGCGCATAGAAGGCGAGCTCGAGGGTGGCGGTCCCATAGCGCAGCAGCACCTCGACGACAGGCTGATTGTCGGTGATCGTCCTTCCGAAATTTCCCGTGAAGACGTTGCCGAGGTACTCGAGGTACTGCACGATGATCGGGCGGTCGTACCCTGCCTCGTGGATCCGCTCCTGCAGCTGGTCGGCCGGCAGTCGGCCGCCGAGCGCGGCCGTGATGGGGTCGCCGATGGAGCGCATGAAGAAGAACACCATCGTGACGAGGATGAAGACCGTGGGGATCACCAGCAGGGCACGGACGAGGATGTAGCGACCGAGGGTTCCCCCAGTGCGCGCACGCCGCTGCGCGAGTGCGGGAGGTGGCTGGTCGACCGGGACCGCGACGTCCATCGTCATAGCTGGAGCCTATCTTCGGGGGACGCAGAGAGAGGGTGGGAGGACCCGCGGAGCGAGTCTCCCCACCCTCTCCGTGTCGATTACTTCGTGAGCGGTGCGAACCGGAACTTGAACGACGCGTCGAGCACGACGCCGTCAACGCCCGGTCCCGAGACGGCCAGCTCGGATCCCTGCAGCAGCGGCACAGTGGACAGCAGCTCGCCGACCCGCGCCTGGATGTCCTCGATGAGCTGCGTGCGCTCGGCGACATCCGTCGTGACGGCCTGCTTGAGGATCATCTCCTCGGTCTGGGCGTCGCTGAAGTGGTTCCCCAGGAAGTTCTCCGTGAGGAAGAACGGCGTCAGATAGCTGTCGGCGTCCGAGTAGTCCGGGTACCAGCCGAGCTGGTAAGCGGGGTACACGTCGGCGGTGCGGTCCTCCGAGTACTGCACCCACTCGGTCGACTTGAGGTCGACCGTGAACAGGCCGTCCTTCTCGAGCTGGTCCTTGATCATCGCGTACTCGTCACCCGACGAGGGGCCGTAGTGGTCGTCCGAGTTGTACTGCAGGCTCAGCGCGACGGGGGTGGTGACTCCGGCTGCCTCGAGGGTCGCCTTCGCCTTGTCCGCGTCGGGGCCGCCGTCGCCATCGCCGTAGAGGTCCTTCAGCACCGTCGTCGCGCCGGTGAAGCCCTCGGGAACGAACGAGTACAGCGGCTGGTACGTGTCCTTGTACACCTGGGTCGCGATCGCCTGGCGGTCGACGAGGTCGGCGACGGCCTGGCGCACAGCCAGTGCCTTGGCGGCGTCGGCGTCGTCGGTCTTCGCACCGTAGGGCTGCGTGTCGAAGTTGAACACGATGTAGCGGATCGATCCGCCCGGGCCGTCGGTGACGGTCAGGTTGTCATCGGTGCGGAGGTCCGCGACGTCGGTGGCCGACATCGTGCGGTACGCCACATCGATGTCACCCTCCTGGATGGCGAGCTTGAGGTTCGTCGAGTCCGCGAAGTAGCTGAGGATCACGCCGCTGTTCTCCGGCGCGGCCAGCACTCCCTTGTAGTCGGCGTTGGGCGTGAACTCCACCGTCTTGTTGAAGTCGTACTCGGTGATCGTGTACGGCCCGCCGAATGCGTTCGCCGCGACGATGTCGGAGTCGGGTGTCAGCGCGTCGGGCGAGAACGATTCCTCGTCGACGATCGCACCGGGGAAGCTCGTCAGGATGTACGGGAAGATCTGGTCGTTGCCCTGCTTGAGGTTGAAGACCACCGTCGTGTCATCGGGCGTGTCGACGCTCTCCAGGTTGTAGAGCAGGCTCGATGCGCCGTTCGGGTCGGCGATCGCAATGTTCCGATCGAACGAGAACTTGACATCGGATGAGGTCAGGTCGTTGCCGTTGGCCCACTTCAGGCCTGCCGGCAGCGTGACGGTGTACTCCGTCGGCGACGTGAATTCGGCGCTCTCGGCGAGGTCGGGGACGACCTCGGTGCTGTTGTAGTCGGTGTTGACCAGGTACGGGAACACCTGGGTCTGCACCGTGAGCGACCCGTTGTCGTACGAGCCGGCCGGGTCGAGGGTGACGACCTTGTCGGTGGTGCCGACAATGAGCGGCTCGCCGGAGGCGTCGCCGCCGTCGGTCGAGTTGCCCCCGCCGCCACCGGCGCAGCCGGCGAGAAGGATGGCCGAGGCTCCGAAAGCCCCGATGGCGAGGCCGAGACGGCCGCGCGCGCTGTGGTGCAGTGACATAGTGCTACCTCTGCTGTGGAAGAGACGGCCACGTCCGGGAGGCGCGGCCCATCAGGCTATCTTCACTGCGCCCCACGCTCAGGGCAATCCGGTGAACGATTCGTAACCAGACCGAAACCACAGCAGCGGCGCGAAGCGCAGGCGATTCGGGAGCTATGCCAGTCCGCGATCGCGCGCGATGCGCCGCAGAGCGCCGTCGACGGCTCCCGTGAGAGACGTGAATCTCTCGTTCGCCGCGAGGTCCTCGATCAGGACCGGAGCCCCCGCGCTGTCGGCCAGCGGCACCTGCCAGTTCGGGTATTGCGTGTCGGTGCCCGGCTGGTTCTGCACCCGACGCTCGCCGACCGTGTCGACGAGCGATACCCCGAGCAGCACGGACTCCGCGGCGGTGAGATGCAGATGCAGCGCCTCGATGATCTGCTGCTCCGTGGCATCCTCGCCGATGAGGCCGCGCTCGCGCAGCACGGCGAGCATCGTGTCACGCTCACGCTGGGCTTCGGCGCGCGCCTCCTCCACGGGTTGCGTGAGTAGGCCCAGTCGCTCGCGGAGGTCGACGTGGTCGCCGGCGAGATAGCCGGCCGTGGGGGGCAGGTCGTGGGTGTTGACCGTCGCGAGCAGCGCCCTTCGGTAGTGCTCCGGCGGCTTCGGCCCGTCGCCCTCGTACTCGAACCAGAGGACGGACGTGCCCAGGATGCCGCGAGCCGACAGATACTCGCGAACCCACGGTTCGACGTTGCCGAGGTCTTCGCCGATCACGACGGCACCGGCGCGGTGTGCCTCGAGGGCGAGCACACCGATCATCGCCTCATGGTCGTAGCGCACGTACGTGCCGGCATTGGCACCCAGGCCGGTGGGAATCCACCACAGCCGGAAGAATCCGATGATGTGGTCCACACGCAACGCGCCGGCGTGGCGAAGGAGGTTGCGGATCATGTCGCGCAGCGGCCGGTACGCCTCGCGCTCGAGCGCCTTCGGCAGCCAGGGCGGCTGCGACCAGTCCTGGCCCTGCTGGTTGTACATGTCCGCCGGGGCACCGACGGTGATCCCCGCCGCATACATGTCGCGCAACGACCAGGCGTCCGACCCC from Microbacterium pumilum carries:
- the exaC gene encoding acetaldehyde dehydrogenase ExaC, which codes for MTIVEEGVSSVYAAPGQRGSVADYRPRYGHYIGGEFVEPIKGQYFENPSPVTGKTFTEVGRGTVEDIDRAVDVAWKAFATWGKTSPTERSNILLKVADRMEANLEGIAVAETWENGKPVRETLAADIPLAIDHFRYFAGVLRAQEGSISQLDEDTVAYHFQEPLGVVGQIIPWNFPILMAVWKLAPALAAGNCVVLKPAEQTPASILFLIDIIGDLIPPGVLNIVNGFGIEAGAPLASHKKIRKIAFTGETTTGRLIMQYASQNLIPVTLELGGKSPNIFFEDVARANDSFYDKALEGFSFFALNNGEVCTCPSRALLHRSIYDQLLGDGIERVKAIKQGNPLDPDTMIGAQASNDQLEKILSYIDIGKSGGAKLLLGGERVDLGGDLSEGYYVAPTIFEGTNDMRIFQEEIFGPVLSVTSFDDFDDAISIANDTLYGLGAGVWSRDMNTAYRAGRAIEAGRVWTNTYHQYPAHAAFGGYKQSGIGRENHLKMLDHYQQTKNLLVSYAEGPMGFF
- a CDS encoding GAF domain-containing protein, translating into MSPETSRLLIERAHEELVAGNGADRRLLDVRPLVRESWRRSLESLVGAEGVPPLDLTAADIEQYRSAHPLAGVMEMVRALLLPGEADESGVVIAVGDAAGRLLWIEGDRHIRSLTGDMGFTEGANWSESAVGTSAPGTALALDRSVQIRGAEHFNRLVQPWSCTAAPVHDPETRRLLGVVDVTGGLEAVTPQAQLLVDATARAIEGELLVARLRQRAAASTPPRRSARRPDATRAVLRVLGRDRALLEVQAAGVESVSELGPRHAELLLMLAVHRQGLSAERLAELVYGDAGTADTLRAEMVRLRKVLERAAPAFIPESRPYRLAAELETDAHQMLSLLDRGAHRVALAAYRGDVLPDSTSPGVEEFRDTVRTALREALMSEASGDVLLAFAETDIGAEDVDLLRLCLRLLPARSPKRAGLVARIERLEATA
- a CDS encoding ABC transporter ATP-binding protein yields the protein MGVEDLAVDIRDLDVTFATDGGDVRAVRDVSLEVRRGEVLAIVGESGSGKTVTARTILGLLPETATAHGAVVLDGTNVVGLSEKELRAVRGPSAAMIFQEPSTALNPVYTVGWQIAEGLRAHGRYSKAEARARAIEMLGRVGIPEPGRRVDDYPHQFSGGQKQRVIIAMALALDPTVIIADEPTTALDVTVQAEILDLLRDLRDQDGTAIVLITHNMGVVADLADRVAVMLEGEIVETAPVHELFAAPQHDYTKRLLAAVPRLEILDRPLMTDDDHSARVVVAEDLVIEYPGRFGRATFRAVDRVSFTIAPGEVLGLVGESGSGKTTIGRAIAGLTPVAGGSLRVLGTEMLGVREREFRPRRKELGFVFQDPATSFNPLLTIAECVAEPLIVHGVARDAARARQKVDELLEAVQLPGAYGDRFPHELSGGQRQRASLARALALDPKLLIADEPTSALDVSVQARVLELFAELQERFGFATLFITHDLAVVDLLAHRVVVLHNGRVAETGSTAQVLGNPQDDYTRRLLASLPVPDPIEQATRREAWQASREV
- a CDS encoding ABC transporter permease, which codes for MAGKGKARAFFGRLPVVHQLRQSIGLQRGMLVAGLVITALFILCAIFAPYIAPYWFNQLRGPDGLFGSQQPPSPEHLLGTTVGGYDVLSRAIWGAQTALLVIIIAVLLSVFAGVALGLISGYIGGWLDRVLVVISDAIYAFPTLLLAIVAAIAISGGQSGLWGGLLAAGISITVVFIPQYLRVVRAEVVRIKSEAFVEAALVMGASTWRIMFRHVFRNSTRTLPLIMTLNASEAVLTLAALGFLGFGIEPTSAAEWGYDLRKSMSDVTSGIWWTAIPPGVAMLIAVLGVTLVGESLNDLADPRLRARRRAGGTAADAVAASQPAAREEMGEVI
- a CDS encoding ABC transporter permease — protein: MDVAVPVDQPPPALAQRRARTGGTLGRYILVRALLVIPTVFILVTMVFFFMRSIGDPITAALGGRLPADQLQERIHEAGYDRPIIVQYLEYLGNVFTGNFGRTITDNQPVVEVLLRYGTATLELAFYALIVAFIVGLPLGMIAAARRDRWQDAGLRVGAIIFYATPVFFAGLMLKLVFSVWLDWLPASGRASVRTELALNRGSGTGIYLIDAIASGNPAYVADVLLHAILPALTLGLLTAGIFLRLVRTNVIGTLSMPYVDAARSRGVSGYRLVRKHAYKPALIPIITVIGLQIALLLGGAVLTETTFEWQGLGYQLTEYLTARDFAAVQGIVALLAVIVALTNFVVDIIAAFIDPRVRY
- a CDS encoding ABC transporter substrate-binding protein, with protein sequence MSLHHSARGRLGLAIGAFGASAILLAGCAGGGGGNSTDGGDASGEPLIVGTTDKVVTLDPAGSYDNGSLTVQTQVFPYLVNTDYNSTEVVPDLAESAEFTSPTEYTVTLPAGLKWANGNDLTSSDVKFSFDRNIAIADPNGASSLLYNLESVDTPDDTTVVFNLKQGNDQIFPYILTSFPGAIVDEESFSPDALTPDSDIVAANAFGGPYTITEYDFNKTVEFTPNADYKGVLAAPENSGVILSYFADSTNLKLAIQEGDIDVAYRTMSATDVADLRTDDNLTVTDGPGGSIRYIVFNFDTQPYGAKTDDADAAKALAVRQAVADLVDRQAIATQVYKDTYQPLYSFVPEGFTGATTVLKDLYGDGDGGPDADKAKATLEAAGVTTPVALSLQYNSDDHYGPSSGDEYAMIKDQLEKDGLFTVDLKSTEWVQYSEDRTADVYPAYQLGWYPDYSDADSYLTPFFLTENFLGNHFSDAQTEEMILKQAVTTDVAERTQLIEDIQARVGELLSTVPLLQGSELAVSGPGVDGVVLDASFKFRFAPLTK